The following proteins are encoded in a genomic region of Acidobacteriota bacterium:
- the rpmE gene encoding 50S ribosomal protein L31, with protein sequence MKPEIHPNYTEISVICACGSTFQTRSTMKDDLHIEICSACHPFFTGKQKLVDTAGRVDRFNKRYARGAAEAAK encoded by the coding sequence ATGAAACCAGAAATACACCCTAACTACACCGAAATCTCAGTGATCTGTGCCTGCGGCAGCACGTTTCAGACACGCTCGACGATGAAGGACGACCTCCACATCGAAATATGTTCGGCTTGCCATCCGTTCTTTACCGGTAAGCAGAAACTGGTCGACACGGCCGGACGCGTTGACCGCTTTAACAAGCGTTACGCCCGCGGTGCCGCTGAGGCTGCTAAATAA
- a CDS encoding DUF421 domain-containing protein, whose amino-acid sequence MEKVFAIDWQSMFVPTESMLEILIRGTIMYLAMYLLLRIFRRQSGAVGIADLLVIVVIADAAQNGMAGDSKSITEALILITTIVLWDFFFDWLGFKSVMVGRILEPKPLLMIENGKILRENLEKEFMTDDELMSQLRQQGLENADSVKKCYLESNGHFSVILEPNKQKGN is encoded by the coding sequence ATGGAAAAGGTCTTTGCGATCGACTGGCAGTCAATGTTCGTGCCGACCGAATCCATGCTCGAGATACTCATCCGCGGGACGATCATGTATCTCGCGATGTATCTTCTGCTTCGGATCTTCCGGCGTCAGTCGGGAGCGGTCGGGATCGCCGATCTATTAGTAATTGTCGTTATAGCCGACGCCGCTCAAAACGGAATGGCCGGCGATTCTAAATCGATCACCGAGGCGTTGATCTTGATAACGACGATCGTCCTGTGGGATTTTTTCTTTGATTGGCTCGGCTTTAAGTCGGTAATGGTCGGCAGAATACTCGAACCGAAACCACTGCTGATGATCGAGAACGGAAAGATCTTGAGGGAGAATCTTGAGAAAGAATTTATGACCGACGACGAGTTGATGAGCCAACTCAGACAGCAAGGACTCGAAAACGCCGATTCGGTCAAAAAATGTTATCTCGAAAGCAACGGCCACTTCAGTGTAATACTGGAGCCGAATAAACAAAAAGGCAACTAA
- a CDS encoding SAM-dependent methyltransferase: MSENVKKFIAALAASLENSTFVKLTLGNYKGVDKHLQKLLVRLVNTKKGTRLFFLYRGDTRDTAKNFDHKTGVALIGEALETGFHSGHLFTTANDYQLDIGKKGKSRLNIAQPTFKTAPPLEHDREKAAQIDPNSSYLKLLGISDDTGRVRDREQNKWRQINKFVEVLASLVDKSELKERKQLRIVDMGSGKGYLTFAAYDYFKNIREVDVQITGVDTKRELVDLCNGIAAASQFDGLNFVVGTIGEFDVGSVDILIALHACNTATDDAIYKGITANADLIVMAPCCHQEIRPQIKPPAMLRDVLKHGVMLERTAETITDGLRSLLLERSGYATKLFEFVSTEHTPKNNMLVGTRLKKPLDPKQFEDEIEAIKDHFGIREHHLEKILRLGIETTD, from the coding sequence ATGTCGGAAAACGTCAAGAAATTCATCGCTGCACTTGCAGCAAGCCTTGAAAACAGCACATTTGTTAAGCTTACACTCGGCAATTATAAGGGCGTCGACAAGCATCTGCAAAAGCTGCTTGTGCGGCTCGTGAACACCAAAAAAGGCACGCGGCTTTTCTTTCTTTATCGAGGCGACACGCGTGACACCGCCAAGAACTTTGACCACAAGACCGGCGTCGCCCTGATCGGCGAGGCACTCGAAACCGGTTTTCACAGCGGACATCTTTTTACGACCGCGAACGACTATCAGCTCGACATTGGCAAAAAAGGTAAATCTCGGTTAAACATAGCACAACCAACATTTAAGACCGCTCCGCCGCTCGAACATGACCGCGAAAAGGCCGCTCAGATCGACCCGAACAGTTCGTATCTAAAGCTCCTCGGCATCTCCGACGATACGGGCCGAGTCCGCGACCGCGAGCAGAATAAATGGCGGCAGATCAACAAATTTGTCGAGGTCCTAGCGAGCCTTGTCGATAAATCCGAGCTTAAAGAGCGAAAGCAACTACGCATCGTCGACATGGGCTCTGGCAAGGGCTACCTGACCTTTGCTGCGTACGATTATTTCAAGAATATCCGCGAGGTCGATGTTCAGATCACCGGCGTCGATACAAAACGCGAACTCGTCGATCTGTGCAACGGCATCGCCGCCGCGTCGCAATTCGACGGCCTCAACTTTGTTGTCGGCACCATTGGCGAATTCGATGTCGGCAGCGTCGATATTCTCATCGCCCTTCACGCCTGCAACACTGCTACGGACGACGCGATCTACAAAGGCATCACGGCCAATGCCGATCTCATCGTCATGGCCCCGTGCTGCCATCAGGAAATTCGCCCGCAAATAAAGCCGCCCGCGATGCTGCGCGACGTCCTAAAACACGGCGTCATGCTCGAACGCACAGCCGAGACCATTACGGACGGCCTGCGGTCGCTGCTTCTCGAACGCAGCGGATACGCAACCAAACTCTTCGAATTTGTCTCCACGGAGCACACGCCAAAGAACAACATGCTCGTCGGAACGCGTTTGAAAAAGCCGTTAGATCCTAAGCAGTTTGAGGACGAGATCGAGGCGATAAAAGATCACTTCGGCATCCGCGAACACCACCTCGAGAAAATCTTGAGGCTAGGAATTGAAACCACAGATTGA
- a CDS encoding carboxypeptidase regulatory-like domain-containing protein, which translates to MNPIKTTSSSVISLIFALLLLAVSGSAVFAQQGNTVTGQVTGYENKPLYDATVELLNDYGSSIAYTKTDGSGRYFFSNLRAGRFSVRVRPLDPEYEEQTQSEEIVNFTRQAQDGSVSQSGMEHKQLDFRMRIRKDFAGITAAVFAQDVPANAKALYEKAVADLNEKKEKEGLAGLKAAIEAFPKYFAALERFGMECIRIKQFPVSVTLLQIAVDVNPRSYRSWYGLAYSLNALDYYDEALPAVKKALELYAGSTEALLLAGVVYKSKKQFPESEKSLLKAKDLSKDTMPMVNWHLALMYGNEMKRYADAARELKLFLKKQPDTKDAERIKQLIVSYEEKAKSN; encoded by the coding sequence ATGAACCCGATAAAGACCACATCTTCTTCAGTGATATCGCTTATTTTCGCTCTCCTGCTTTTGGCTGTTTCCGGTAGTGCTGTATTTGCTCAGCAGGGTAATACCGTTACCGGACAAGTTACTGGATACGAGAATAAACCGTTGTACGATGCCACTGTTGAGTTGTTGAACGACTATGGCAGTTCGATCGCTTACACTAAAACGGACGGATCAGGACGGTATTTTTTCTCGAATTTGAGAGCCGGCCGATTCAGCGTGCGTGTGCGTCCGCTGGATCCCGAATACGAAGAACAAACTCAATCCGAAGAGATCGTCAATTTCACGCGTCAGGCGCAGGACGGTTCCGTTAGCCAATCAGGAATGGAGCATAAGCAGCTCGATTTTCGAATGAGGATCCGAAAGGATTTTGCCGGCATCACGGCCGCGGTCTTTGCTCAGGACGTTCCGGCAAACGCCAAAGCTCTATATGAAAAGGCTGTTGCCGACCTGAATGAGAAGAAGGAGAAAGAGGGTCTTGCCGGCCTGAAAGCCGCCATTGAGGCGTTTCCAAAATATTTTGCCGCTCTCGAACGTTTCGGGATGGAATGCATCAGGATCAAACAGTTCCCGGTGTCTGTCACGCTGCTTCAGATCGCAGTCGACGTCAATCCGCGGAGCTATCGTTCCTGGTACGGGCTCGCATATTCGCTAAACGCATTAGACTACTATGACGAAGCTCTCCCTGCAGTAAAGAAAGCGTTGGAACTGTACGCCGGATCGACCGAAGCCTTATTGCTGGCCGGCGTTGTCTATAAATCTAAAAAGCAGTTTCCCGAATCTGAAAAGAGTCTTTTGAAAGCAAAGGATCTGTCAAAAGACACAATGCCGATGGTCAACTGGCATCTTGCCTTGATGTACGGGAACGAAATGAAGCGCTATGCCGATGCGGCACGTGAACTCAAACTCTTTCTCAAAAAACAGCCTGACACCAAGGATGCCGAAAGGATCAAGCAGCTTATAGTCAGTTACGAAGAAAAGGCGAAGTCAAACTAA
- a CDS encoding TonB-dependent receptor: MRKDFRSIFTMLAVILSFAFTAVAQETTGSMEITAKDSAGAIVPNVTITVAASGTSAGFKRTVTTNDSGFARVLQIPPGTYTVTSAAVSGFVERTLPNIGVSLGKVAIVNLELSTTVAADVTVSADDVSPVDTSDTKIQTTISAATAELLPKGISFSSILKVSPATRVEPLSGGFQIDGASGSENVFVIDGQEVSNVRTGTLDATSDLPFSLVQEVQIKSSGFEAEYGGATGGVVNLVTKGGSNQWRGEFGSQFRPGALQTRGRDILIQNIIGTGEAEYYGQRRDKSLGFFPSASIGGPILKDKVWFFGSYTPQIFSRERTLNYLHPRLRTPSGTTDTYKSKSTFEYMFLKIDAQPISKLRLSAAYTHNPYHTLGSIPSYGTEVTACSNTEPPTPTVCSLPTNGTGLTGSAYTAQTGGRQNTQSLSLNGVWNPLNNLVIGARGGHYFLNEKAGSYGITDITIPRITCSTSSIPGINNPAGEFPVGFGCVRGYSNNLAVEQNTVYDVTTRNTFDADATVLFSGGGRHELKGGYQYNGISNSVQTQLRPQIVLRRGWTVGNYSGVTALPPTAGYVGAGLLRIYGEFGDVSSKNEGIYIQDKWQPWSRLTLNLGLRTEREDVPSFTPGAPGIKFDFQDKFAPRLGAAFDLTGDGKTKVSAFYGWFYDRFKYELPRGSFGGAYYHDFFYEILPGDTLATFTVANILGPNPTGVIGGICPTNTNVPVYGRVRCDKDYRVPSNTALGIEFGAIDPNIKAFRQSEITFTFERDLGRKLTFAGRYSLKSVDRTVEDAGFYTSTGSEAYVIGNPGEGLYAQIAAANGLLALKPKRRYDALEFRLDRRFADNWFFNMNYTWSRLVGNYSGLASSDEDGRVSPNVNRFFDLPHAGYTVAGGPDNGVLPTDRTHAFKFYGAYNFDWDKLIKMGKGNETMLSMFTTLQSGTPVTTTVDILNIDTIVLERRGDLGRTEMFTQTDMALRHSVKFGRDNRFKIVLEADVINIFNESNELSRNNLISIFNYDLTDPAFGLVTIAESTQPNAYSLAMGRFQRNGSPQLLAEAKLASNRISAPLYNLTNLFQGGREVRMGFRFIF, from the coding sequence ATGAGAAAAGATTTTAGGTCAATTTTCACAATGCTTGCTGTAATTTTGAGCTTCGCGTTTACCGCCGTTGCTCAGGAAACGACAGGCAGCATGGAAATTACCGCCAAAGATTCGGCCGGTGCTATTGTGCCCAACGTGACCATCACCGTCGCGGCTTCGGGAACGTCAGCCGGCTTCAAGCGAACAGTTACGACCAACGACAGCGGATTTGCCCGAGTATTGCAGATTCCCCCGGGAACCTATACCGTGACGTCCGCCGCCGTTTCAGGCTTTGTTGAAAGAACATTGCCCAACATAGGCGTCAGCCTTGGTAAAGTGGCGATCGTTAATCTTGAATTGAGTACAACGGTAGCTGCAGATGTCACGGTAAGCGCGGATGATGTATCGCCCGTCGATACGTCCGACACCAAGATCCAGACCACTATCAGTGCGGCTACAGCCGAACTGCTTCCCAAAGGGATCAGCTTCTCGAGCATCCTGAAAGTTTCACCTGCGACCCGCGTTGAGCCGCTCAGCGGCGGTTTCCAGATCGATGGAGCCAGCGGTTCGGAGAACGTATTCGTTATTGACGGCCAGGAAGTATCGAATGTCCGAACAGGTACACTCGATGCGACCAGCGACCTTCCGTTCTCTCTTGTCCAGGAAGTTCAGATCAAGTCGAGCGGATTTGAAGCTGAGTACGGCGGTGCAACCGGCGGCGTTGTCAACCTTGTGACCAAGGGCGGCAGCAACCAGTGGCGCGGTGAGTTCGGCTCACAATTCCGTCCGGGTGCTCTCCAAACTCGCGGCCGCGATATTTTGATCCAAAATATTATTGGTACCGGAGAAGCAGAATACTACGGTCAACGACGCGACAAGTCATTGGGTTTCTTCCCTTCGGCGAGCATTGGCGGACCGATCCTGAAGGACAAGGTATGGTTCTTTGGCAGCTACACGCCACAGATCTTCTCGCGTGAAAGGACGCTCAACTATCTCCATCCGCGTCTCCGAACTCCATCCGGAACGACTGATACATATAAGAGCAAATCGACGTTTGAGTACATGTTCTTAAAGATCGATGCTCAGCCGATCAGCAAGCTTCGATTGAGTGCCGCGTATACGCATAACCCGTATCATACTCTGGGCTCTATCCCGTCCTACGGTACTGAAGTTACTGCGTGTTCAAATACCGAGCCGCCGACACCAACCGTTTGTTCACTTCCGACCAACGGTACTGGATTGACCGGTTCTGCTTACACAGCGCAAACCGGAGGACGACAGAACACTCAGAGTCTCTCGTTAAATGGTGTTTGGAATCCGCTTAACAATCTTGTCATCGGTGCCCGCGGCGGCCACTATTTCTTGAATGAAAAGGCGGGAAGCTATGGTATTACTGACATCACGATCCCGCGAATCACATGCAGCACCTCCAGCATACCTGGAATCAATAATCCTGCCGGTGAGTTCCCTGTCGGTTTCGGCTGCGTTAGAGGATATTCGAATAACCTCGCAGTTGAACAGAACACCGTTTACGACGTTACGACCCGAAACACTTTCGACGCTGACGCGACCGTGCTTTTCAGCGGCGGCGGCCGGCATGAACTTAAAGGCGGATACCAGTACAACGGTATTTCGAACAGTGTTCAGACCCAGCTTCGTCCGCAGATCGTTCTTCGACGCGGTTGGACCGTCGGAAACTATTCCGGCGTGACTGCTCTGCCGCCTACTGCAGGTTACGTCGGTGCCGGATTGCTTCGCATCTACGGCGAATTTGGCGATGTAAGCAGCAAGAACGAAGGCATTTACATTCAGGACAAATGGCAGCCTTGGAGCCGTTTGACTCTAAACCTCGGTCTACGTACGGAACGCGAAGACGTGCCTAGCTTCACGCCAGGAGCTCCGGGCATCAAGTTTGACTTCCAGGATAAGTTTGCACCGCGTTTGGGTGCAGCGTTCGATTTGACCGGCGACGGCAAAACCAAGGTTTCCGCGTTCTACGGTTGGTTCTATGACCGTTTCAAATACGAACTTCCGCGTGGATCATTCGGCGGTGCCTATTACCACGATTTCTTTTACGAGATCTTGCCGGGAGATACGCTTGCGACATTCACGGTTGCTAATATCTTAGGACCGAACCCGACCGGCGTTATCGGCGGCATCTGTCCTACCAACACGAACGTTCCGGTCTACGGACGCGTCCGCTGTGATAAGGATTACCGCGTTCCCTCAAATACCGCTCTCGGTATCGAGTTTGGCGCGATCGATCCTAATATCAAGGCTTTCCGTCAGAGCGAGATCACGTTCACATTCGAACGCGACCTCGGCCGCAAATTGACCTTTGCCGGACGTTATTCGCTCAAGAGCGTCGACCGAACCGTTGAAGACGCAGGATTCTACACTTCGACCGGCAGCGAAGCCTATGTGATCGGAAACCCGGGCGAAGGCCTTTATGCCCAGATCGCTGCTGCCAACGGTCTGTTGGCTCTCAAACCGAAACGCCGTTATGACGCTCTCGAGTTTAGGCTCGACAGAAGATTTGCGGACAATTGGTTCTTCAACATGAACTACACATGGTCACGTTTGGTCGGCAACTACTCGGGTCTTGCCAGCTCGGACGAAGATGGCCGTGTGAGCCCTAACGTAAACCGTTTCTTTGACCTTCCGCATGCCGGTTACACAGTTGCAGGCGGCCCGGACAATGGTGTTTTGCCAACGGATCGCACGCACGCGTTCAAGTTCTACGGTGCGTACAATTTCGATTGGGACAAGCTCATCAAGATGGGCAAGGGCAACGAAACAATGCTTTCGATGTTTACTACGCTGCAAAGCGGAACGCCTGTGACTACGACAGTCGATATTTTGAATATCGACACGATCGTACTTGAAAGACGTGGAGATCTTGGACGTACAGAAATGTTCACCCAAACTGACATGGCTCTCCGACACAGCGTTAAATTTGGCCGTGACAATCGATTCAAGATCGTCCTCGAGGCGGATGTGATCAACATCTTCAACGAATCGAACGAACTGAGCCGGAATAATCTGATCAGCATATTCAACTATGATCTGACCGATCCGGCTTTTGGTCTCGTCACCATCGCCGAATCGACCCAGCCAAATGCTTACAGTCTTGCAATGGGCCGGTTCCAGCGTAACGGTTCGCCGCAATTATTGGCGGAGGCAAAGCTTGCGTCAAATCGTATTTCGGCACCGTTGTACAATCTGACCAATCTGTTTCAGGGTGGCCGCGAAGTCCGTATGGGCTTCCGCTTCATCTTCTAA
- a CDS encoding histidine phosphatase family protein: MAQPTRLYLIRHGQSAGNAEGRFGGHGPTPLSELGQQQAEKTAKMLAKEGVSAIYSSDLDRAVQTAEPLARLLNLPIHATPAFRERHVGVLEGLTFDESKAEYPKDYYALVNRNINHIISGGESYRHLLRRATTKLNEVIRSHPSERIAIFSHTGAICYLTLYLLGAIHRGTKSTPWLITSNCGINRFEIRSRSNIRVLALNDTRHLTAATGNDAFAAR, encoded by the coding sequence ATGGCCCAACCAACACGACTATATCTCATTCGACACGGTCAGTCAGCCGGGAACGCCGAGGGGCGTTTTGGCGGACATGGGCCGACGCCTTTGTCTGAGTTGGGACAGCAGCAGGCCGAGAAAACGGCAAAGATGCTTGCGAAAGAAGGTGTTTCGGCGATCTATTCGAGTGATCTCGATCGCGCCGTACAAACTGCGGAACCCCTGGCAAGACTCTTGAATTTGCCGATACACGCGACGCCGGCTTTTCGCGAACGCCATGTCGGCGTGCTCGAAGGCCTCACATTTGACGAGTCTAAGGCTGAATATCCGAAAGATTACTACGCCCTCGTCAACCGCAACATCAACCACATCATTTCAGGCGGCGAGAGTTATCGCCATCTGCTCCGGCGTGCGACGACCAAACTCAACGAAGTGATCCGTTCCCATCCGAGCGAAAGGATCGCCATCTTTTCGCACACAGGAGCGATCTGCTATCTGACGCTTTATCTTTTGGGAGCGATCCACCGCGGCACAAAATCGACCCCTTGGCTGATCACGTCCAATTGCGGCATCAACCGCTTTGAGATCCGCAGCAGATCGAACATTCGCGTCCTCGCACTTAACGACACCCGTCATCTGACGGCCGCAACCGGCAATGATGCATTCGCCGCCCGATGA
- the prfA gene encoding peptide chain release factor 1: MFEKLAQIEKSYDELTEQISQPEFMSDMTAYARLMKQHRSLGEIVEKYREVRKMQEDLQGAKDLAEMADDDEMREMAALEIAEIEEKLPAAEEALKLLLVPKDPNDEKNVILEIRAGTGGDEATLFAAEILRMYARYAERQGWKMDVLEASDNGVGGIKDATAVIEGDNVYSKMRFESGVHRVQRVPQTETQGRIHTSAITVAVLPEAEEVDVQVDPKDLRVDYFCSSGPGGQSVNTTYSAVRLTHLPTNVVVSMQDEKSQIKNKEKAMRILRARLQELEEQRQHDELSAERKSMVGSGDRSEKIRTYNFKENRVTDHRIHLTVHQLELVMEGQIDEFVDALRTHYQTEKLKAEAAAA, translated from the coding sequence ATGTTTGAAAAACTTGCACAAATTGAAAAAAGCTACGACGAACTGACCGAACAGATCTCGCAGCCGGAGTTTATGTCCGATATGACGGCATATGCACGGTTGATGAAACAGCATCGCTCGCTCGGTGAGATCGTCGAAAAATACCGCGAGGTCCGTAAAATGCAGGAAGACCTGCAGGGTGCCAAAGATCTGGCCGAAATGGCCGACGACGACGAAATGCGTGAAATGGCGGCACTTGAGATAGCCGAGATCGAAGAAAAACTGCCGGCGGCTGAAGAGGCTCTCAAACTGTTACTAGTGCCGAAAGATCCGAATGATGAGAAGAATGTAATTCTCGAGATCCGAGCCGGGACAGGCGGAGACGAAGCCACTCTTTTTGCAGCCGAGATCTTGCGAATGTACGCCCGTTACGCCGAACGCCAGGGCTGGAAGATGGATGTGCTCGAAGCGTCGGACAACGGTGTCGGCGGCATCAAGGACGCGACCGCCGTCATCGAAGGCGACAACGTCTATTCGAAGATGCGTTTCGAATCAGGCGTCCATCGCGTCCAACGCGTTCCGCAAACCGAAACACAGGGCCGCATTCACACGTCCGCGATCACCGTTGCCGTTCTGCCCGAAGCCGAAGAGGTCGACGTGCAAGTTGACCCGAAGGACCTTCGCGTCGATTATTTTTGTTCATCTGGCCCCGGCGGGCAGTCGGTAAATACGACTTATTCTGCCGTTCGCCTAACGCACTTGCCGACAAATGTCGTCGTTTCGATGCAGGACGAAAAATCGCAGATCAAGAACAAAGAAAAGGCTATGCGCATCCTGCGTGCCCGCCTGCAGGAACTCGAAGAACAGCGTCAGCACGACGAACTCTCGGCCGAACGTAAATCAATGGTCGGCAGCGGCGACCGCTCAGAAAAGATCCGCACTTACAATTTCAAAGAGAACCGCGTTACCGATCACCGCATTCACCTTACGGTCCATCAACTCGAACTAGTAATGGAAGGCCAGATCGACGAATTCGTTGACGCCTTGCGTACCCATTACCAAACCGAAAAGCTGAAGGCCGAGGCCGCGGCTGCATAA
- a CDS encoding DUF1385 domain-containing protein, with protein sequence MKNSWTARKLKFIHTVFALERDLIVGGQAVMEGVMMRTPSAYAIACRRTDGSIVTTAESLPKWSDKYKWLNTPVLRGGATLIQSMALGVKALNFSARIYEEDLKAQEELEKAKAGETQTAYVDGTEDENFLKAPVKVVMPEETKKKSNMGQSAGAAGSIIFALGFNILLFIVAPLVLTNVLFIGLGWAEAPALLADAGWLETIKAYVWKIKLDSFGTWISFNLIDGLIRMVFFIIMIFSMSFLKDIRRVFEYHGAEHKTVFTWEKGLELTPENATTMRRQHPRCGTSFLMVVMLVAIVLFSVINFEATWLNLVVRIALMPLVAGLSYEVIRYAAKKESSAVFKFMTLPGLWLQNITTQEPDKEQLEVAIKALDESLKLEPTDVEHAPVFQRELEVVV encoded by the coding sequence ATGAAAAATAGCTGGACAGCACGAAAACTCAAGTTCATCCACACCGTCTTTGCCCTCGAACGCGACCTCATCGTCGGCGGGCAGGCGGTGATGGAAGGCGTTATGATGCGAACTCCGTCAGCTTACGCGATCGCTTGCCGCCGCACTGACGGTTCGATCGTCACTACGGCTGAGAGTTTGCCGAAATGGAGCGATAAGTACAAATGGCTCAATACGCCGGTGCTGCGCGGCGGTGCGACGCTGATCCAATCGATGGCATTGGGCGTCAAGGCCCTGAATTTTTCGGCACGTATTTACGAAGAAGATCTCAAGGCTCAAGAAGAACTCGAAAAAGCCAAAGCCGGCGAAACTCAGACCGCATATGTTGACGGTACTGAGGATGAAAATTTTCTCAAGGCTCCGGTCAAGGTCGTGATGCCTGAAGAGACAAAGAAAAAATCGAACATGGGCCAATCGGCCGGTGCCGCCGGCTCGATCATTTTTGCCCTTGGATTTAACATTCTGCTGTTTATCGTTGCTCCGCTGGTTTTGACGAATGTGCTTTTCATCGGTCTCGGCTGGGCTGAGGCACCGGCATTGCTCGCTGATGCCGGCTGGCTCGAGACTATCAAGGCTTATGTTTGGAAAATAAAGCTCGATTCTTTCGGCACTTGGATCTCATTCAACCTGATCGATGGCCTGATCCGAATGGTGTTCTTTATCATTATGATCTTCTCGATGTCTTTCTTGAAAGACATACGACGCGTTTTTGAATACCATGGCGCCGAGCACAAAACGGTCTTCACATGGGAAAAAGGCCTCGAATTGACTCCTGAGAACGCGACGACAATGCGTCGTCAGCACCCGCGTTGCGGAACATCGTTCCTGATGGTGGTTATGCTGGTCGCGATCGTACTGTTTTCGGTGATCAATTTTGAAGCAACGTGGCTGAACCTGGTCGTTCGGATCGCCTTGATGCCGCTCGTCGCGGGACTTTCGTACGAAGTAATTCGATATGCCGCAAAGAAAGAATCTAGTGCGGTATTCAAATTCATGACGCTGCCCGGCCTTTGGCTTCAGAACATTACGACCCAAGAGCCCGACAAAGAACAGTTGGAAGTCGCGATCAAGGCGCTCGACGAATCATTGAAACTTGAGCCTACGGACGTCGAGCACGCACCAGTCTTCCAGCGTGAACTAGAAGTAGTGGTTTAA
- a CDS encoding DUF1801 domain-containing protein yields MQSKAKSPEAYIEGLPEERQAVIAAMRDAITRNIPPGFEEEMGYGHFGWVVPHHVYPPGYHCDPKAPLPFIGIGSQKNHIALYHMGIYSDPSLLAWFQSEWPKHSDRKLDMGKSCIRFKKPEHVPVALIGELASKMTPSEWIDLYEKNMKR; encoded by the coding sequence ATGCAATCAAAAGCAAAGTCACCCGAAGCATACATCGAAGGTCTACCTGAGGAGCGTCAGGCCGTGATCGCGGCGATGCGGGATGCGATAACACGAAACATCCCACCGGGCTTCGAGGAAGAAATGGGCTATGGCCATTTCGGATGGGTCGTGCCGCACCACGTTTATCCTCCGGGCTATCACTGCGACCCAAAGGCACCGCTGCCGTTTATCGGTATCGGCTCACAGAAGAACCACATCGCCCTATATCACATGGGCATCTACAGCGATCCGTCGCTGCTCGCGTGGTTTCAGTCCGAATGGCCCAAACACTCGGACCGAAAATTGGACATGGGCAAGTCGTGTATTCGGTTCAAAAAACCGGAGCACGTGCCGGTCGCACTGATCGGCGAACTTGCATCGAAAATGACTCCGTCCGAGTGGATCGATCTTTATGAAAAGAACATGAAACGCTGA
- a CDS encoding FAD-dependent oxidoreductase — translation MEHSPKIFDVIIIGGGPAGMAAAVWCADLGLTSIVLEKGKSLGGQLSKIHDPITNYVGINTKNGIELRDIFAGRLSETRTLISSPAEVVSIDPHGLTVQLADGAIVSGRAIFIATGVSRRRLGIAGETEFSGRGILESGAASREIVKGKDVVIVGGGDAAFENAVMLSEHARQVTLLHRSNTFSARSEFTSIVQNAPNVKIIGGVELSKITGGDAVEAIEYTDLRTRETSTMRADALLIRVGVMPNSNILPHEIDLDDRGYVITGRTCMTNIPFVFAVGDISNPSAPTINGAVGDAATAAKAAYRLLAASK, via the coding sequence ATGGAGCACAGCCCGAAAATATTTGACGTTATCATTATCGGCGGCGGCCCCGCCGGAATGGCGGCGGCGGTCTGGTGCGCCGATCTCGGGCTAACGTCGATCGTTCTCGAAAAGGGGAAGAGCCTCGGAGGCCAGCTGTCAAAGATCCATGATCCGATCACGAATTATGTCGGCATCAATACAAAAAATGGCATAGAGCTTCGTGATATTTTTGCCGGCCGGTTGTCCGAAACCAGGACATTAATAAGTTCGCCGGCCGAAGTCGTTTCGATCGATCCGCACGGACTCACAGTCCAATTGGCGGACGGGGCGATCGTTTCGGGACGGGCCATTTTCATCGCAACCGGTGTGAGCCGCCGCCGGCTCGGGATCGCGGGCGAAACAGAATTTTCCGGCCGCGGGATCCTGGAATCGGGGGCCGCTTCGCGTGAAATCGTCAAAGGCAAGGATGTCGTGATCGTCGGCGGAGGCGATGCGGCATTCGAAAATGCGGTGATGCTGTCCGAGCATGCCCGACAGGTCACGCTGCTTCATCGAAGTAATACATTTTCGGCCCGCAGCGAATTTACATCTATTGTTCAAAACGCCCCGAACGTGAAGATAATTGGAGGCGTCGAATTGTCAAAGATCACAGGCGGCGACGCGGTCGAAGCGATCGAATACACAGATCTACGCACGCGCGAAACATCGACGATGCGAGCCGACGCTCTTCTCATTCGGGTCGGCGTCATGCCAAACAGTAATATCTTGCCGCACGAAATAGATCTCGACGACCGCGGCTATGTCATAACTGGTCGAACATGCATGACGAATATCCCGTTTGTATTCGCCGTCGGCGATATTTCTAATCCATCTGCGCCGACGATAAATGGAGCGGTCGGCGACGCCGCTACGGCCGCGAAGGCAGCTTATCGGTTGCTCGCGGCATCAAAATAG